A single genomic interval of Saccharospirillum mangrovi harbors:
- the htpX gene encoding protease HtpX, whose amino-acid sequence MFRTLLFLGTNLAIVVVLGVFLNIILPILGIQAGNTSGLLVIAFVFGMGGSYISLLMSKWMAKRATGAQVIERPSTEAERWLMVTVERLAKQANIGMPEVAIFPSADVNAFATGASRDSSLVAVSAGLLRSMNKDEAEAVLAHEISHIANGDMVTMALVQGVLNTFVMFFARIIAQALVRGGNNQGSYLAYFGVTMVLEVVFGLLASIIAMWFSRQREYRADAGSARLVGSSKMIAALQRLKTSHDSELDGQLVAFGIKGKARELFASHPSLDDRIEALRQHG is encoded by the coding sequence ATGTTCCGCACACTGTTGTTCCTGGGCACCAACCTGGCCATCGTTGTGGTCTTGGGTGTTTTCCTGAACATCATCCTGCCGATTCTCGGCATTCAGGCCGGCAACACCAGCGGCCTGCTGGTTATTGCTTTCGTCTTTGGCATGGGCGGCAGCTACATCTCGCTGCTGATGTCCAAGTGGATGGCTAAACGCGCCACCGGCGCACAGGTGATTGAACGGCCAAGCACCGAGGCCGAACGCTGGCTGATGGTCACCGTTGAACGGCTGGCGAAACAAGCCAACATCGGCATGCCGGAAGTGGCTATTTTTCCGTCCGCCGATGTTAACGCCTTCGCCACCGGCGCCAGCCGCGACAGTTCGCTGGTCGCGGTGTCTGCCGGCTTGCTGCGGTCGATGAACAAAGACGAAGCTGAGGCCGTGCTGGCGCACGAAATCTCCCACATCGCCAACGGCGACATGGTGACCATGGCGCTGGTGCAAGGTGTACTGAACACCTTCGTGATGTTCTTCGCGCGCATCATTGCTCAGGCACTGGTTCGTGGCGGCAACAACCAAGGCAGCTATCTGGCCTATTTTGGTGTCACCATGGTGTTGGAAGTGGTGTTCGGACTGCTCGCCAGCATCATCGCCATGTGGTTCTCGCGCCAGCGTGAATATCGCGCCGATGCCGGTTCTGCCCGGCTGGTTGGCTCGTCAAAAATGATCGCCGCGCTGCAACGCCTGAAAACCAGTCACGACTCCGAACTGGATGGTCAGCTGGTCGCCTTCGGCATCAAAGGCAAAGCGCGCGAACTGTTCGCGTCCCACCCCAGCCTGGATGACCGCATCGAGGCACTGCGTCAGCACGGCTGA